One part of the Amycolatopsis lurida genome encodes these proteins:
- a CDS encoding AfsR/SARP family transcriptional regulator, which translates to MLGPLRVRRDGRDEAPAGRLQGILLGVLLARANQAVPVDVLTGALWGDRRDPRHGQRLQLHVHRLRGVLGEPDRLSFGEAGYRLRVLPGELDSERFASLFEEAREIADEQPQRAVDILRGASGLWRGDPFRDVDVPLLADWAQRLTELRSVALETLYQAELACGLNAAIIGELTDLVRRYPVRERLHGLLMTALYRSGQQAEALRAYRAARDTLVEELGVDPGPELRELHQRMLAGETLGPVKKGPAKSVPAQLPVDVRGFVGRDAELVELDGLLATGESAVVSVVAGTAGVGKTALAVRWAHRVRDRFPDGQLYVDLRGYGPDQPVSPEDALAGFLRALDLDGAAIPQDLAERAARFRTLVARRRMLIVLDNARTVEQVRPLLPGSPSCFVVATSRDALAGLVAREGAHRLDLDRMPNEDARVLLRELLADRVDAEPEAVAALVERCARLPLALRIAAELIRSRPARGLGEFVDELSGQQDALDLLDVDGDPQTAVRAVFSWSYRKLDAVAARLFRLLGLHPGHDTDDHAAAALAGTGLRETRRALDVLRRAHLVDQSSDGRYRSHDLLRAYAAELAESTDSADERAAALSRLLDHYLFTASAAMDVIARDDYAPRPKAPAPHGEVPLFSAYDHAWRWLDAERANLLEVCGQGGPASVIHLSETVWRYLDTGGYYDDAVALHTRAVDSARALEDERAEAKARRALGVTMSRRGRDREAIDHLEWAMAAFQRTGDQGFQAATLSFLGCVYGKRGELAEARRRFERALTLTDPDESWYLHCAVRINHSQNLLSLGLPEEARHHLDVTFTLCRENHDEHIECNAVNLLAKMYLHIGHDDDAFDHSQRCLTLARAAGFRTQQADSLRILGVVYRRRGDGEQALRHHEEAATLARAIGDTELISETLNALGATHTSAGRHAEALRCHGDALAVATEAGHREQLTHAHAGIGDVHAELGEHDEARRHWLQVLDFYRDLDVPLATEIRAKLENQGGS; encoded by the coding sequence GGGACGGTTGCAGGGCATCCTGCTCGGTGTGCTGCTCGCGCGAGCGAACCAGGCGGTGCCGGTGGACGTGCTGACCGGCGCGTTGTGGGGTGACCGGCGCGACCCGCGGCACGGGCAAAGGCTGCAGCTACACGTTCATCGCCTCCGCGGTGTGCTCGGGGAGCCGGATCGGCTGTCGTTCGGCGAGGCGGGCTACCGGCTGCGGGTGCTGCCGGGAGAGCTGGACTCGGAGCGGTTCGCATCGCTGTTCGAGGAGGCGCGAGAAATCGCGGACGAGCAACCCCAGCGGGCGGTCGACATCCTGCGCGGGGCGTCGGGCCTGTGGCGCGGCGACCCGTTCCGTGACGTCGACGTCCCACTGCTCGCCGACTGGGCGCAGCGGCTCACCGAGCTCAGGTCGGTCGCGCTGGAGACGCTCTACCAGGCCGAACTCGCCTGCGGACTGAACGCGGCGATCATCGGCGAACTGACGGACCTGGTGCGCCGGTATCCGGTTCGCGAGCGGCTGCACGGCCTGCTCATGACCGCCCTGTACCGCTCCGGGCAGCAGGCCGAAGCGTTGCGGGCGTATCGCGCGGCACGGGACACACTCGTCGAAGAACTCGGGGTGGACCCTGGGCCCGAGTTGCGTGAGCTGCACCAGCGCATGCTCGCGGGAGAGACGCTGGGGCCGGTCAAGAAGGGGCCGGCCAAGAGTGTCCCCGCTCAGTTGCCGGTGGATGTGCGTGGCTTCGTGGGCAGGGACGCCGAACTCGTGGAGCTCGACGGCCTCCTCGCCACCGGAGAGTCCGCGGTGGTCTCGGTCGTCGCCGGAACCGCCGGAGTGGGCAAGACCGCGCTTGCCGTGCGATGGGCACACCGGGTGCGGGATCGGTTCCCCGACGGCCAGTTGTACGTCGACCTGCGCGGCTACGGCCCCGATCAGCCGGTCTCGCCGGAAGACGCGCTGGCGGGGTTCCTGCGCGCGCTGGACTTGGACGGTGCGGCGATTCCGCAGGATCTCGCCGAGCGCGCCGCGCGGTTTCGCACCCTCGTCGCCCGCCGCCGGATGTTGATCGTGCTGGACAACGCCCGCACGGTCGAGCAAGTGCGTCCCTTGTTGCCCGGTAGCCCGTCGTGTTTCGTGGTGGCGACCAGCCGAGACGCGTTGGCCGGTCTCGTCGCCCGTGAGGGCGCCCATCGGCTCGATCTCGATCGGATGCCGAACGAGGACGCCCGCGTTCTGCTCCGCGAACTGCTCGCCGACCGGGTGGACGCCGAGCCGGAAGCGGTCGCGGCGCTGGTGGAACGGTGCGCTCGGCTGCCCTTGGCCTTGCGCATCGCCGCCGAGCTGATCCGGTCACGGCCCGCTCGCGGCCTCGGCGAATTCGTCGACGAGCTTTCCGGCCAGCAGGACGCGCTCGATCTGCTGGACGTCGACGGTGATCCGCAGACCGCCGTGCGGGCCGTGTTCTCGTGGTCGTACCGGAAGCTGGACGCGGTGGCGGCCAGGCTGTTCCGGCTGCTCGGCCTGCATCCTGGGCACGACACGGACGACCATGCGGCGGCGGCCCTCGCCGGCACCGGGCTGAGGGAGACGCGCCGCGCGCTGGACGTGCTGCGGAGGGCTCATCTCGTCGATCAGTCGTCCGACGGCCGCTACCGTTCCCATGACCTGCTGCGGGCGTACGCCGCCGAACTGGCCGAATCCACCGACAGCGCCGACGAACGCGCAGCCGCGCTGAGCAGGTTGCTCGACCACTACCTGTTCACGGCTTCGGCCGCGATGGACGTCATCGCGCGAGACGACTACGCCCCGCGGCCGAAAGCGCCGGCACCCCACGGGGAAGTACCGCTGTTCTCGGCCTACGACCACGCGTGGCGCTGGCTCGACGCCGAGCGGGCCAATCTGCTGGAGGTCTGCGGGCAAGGCGGACCGGCGTCCGTGATCCACCTGTCCGAGACCGTGTGGCGTTACCTCGACACCGGTGGCTACTACGACGATGCCGTCGCCCTGCACACTCGCGCGGTCGACTCCGCCCGTGCGCTGGAAGACGAACGCGCGGAAGCGAAGGCGCGACGCGCACTCGGTGTCACGATGTCCCGCCGGGGCCGGGACCGCGAAGCGATCGACCATCTCGAGTGGGCGATGGCCGCGTTCCAGCGCACCGGGGACCAGGGATTCCAGGCCGCGACGCTGAGCTTTCTCGGCTGTGTGTACGGGAAGAGGGGTGAGCTGGCAGAGGCCCGGCGGAGGTTCGAGCGAGCACTCACGCTGACCGATCCGGACGAAAGCTGGTATCTGCACTGCGCGGTCAGGATCAACCATTCCCAGAATCTGCTGAGCCTCGGCCTTCCCGAAGAAGCCAGACACCATCTCGACGTGACTTTCACCCTGTGCCGGGAAAATCACGACGAACACATCGAATGCAACGCGGTCAATCTCCTGGCCAAGATGTATCTCCACATCGGACACGACGACGATGCCTTCGACCACTCCCAGCGCTGCTTGACTCTCGCCAGGGCAGCGGGTTTCCGCACCCAGCAAGCGGACAGTCTGAGGATTCTGGGGGTGGTGTACCGGCGGCGGGGCGACGGCGAACAGGCCTTGCGCCACCATGAGGAAGCGGCGACACTCGCTCGTGCCATCGGTGACACCGAACTGATCTCCGAGACACTCAACGCGTTGGGCGCCACCCACACGTCCGCGGGACGCCACGCCGAAGCCCTCCGCTGTCACGGCGACGCGCTGGCCGTCGCCACCGAGGCAGGCCATCGCGAGCAGCTGACGCACGCCCACGCCGGCATCGGCGACGTCCACGCCGAGCTGGGCGAGCACGACGAGGCCCGCCGGCACTGGCTCCAGGTACTCGACTTCTACCGCGACCTCGACGTTCCCCTGGCCACCGAAATCAGGGCGAAGCTCGAAAACCAGGGCGGCTCATGA